The following is a genomic window from Nostoc sp. HK-01.
GTGTTGTTCTACATTGAATCTTGAAGGTTCAGTTTTGCACCTGCCAAGTTCCAACAGCTTATTTAGTACCTCGAAGTTTAATTTATACTGCCATGTCCGATCCTGCCCGTTGCCTGGGTTCTTCTGCTTGGAGATAATGCCCATCTCGTCAAGCAGAGCGATCGCACTTCGGATAACGTGAAGGCTATGCTCACCCATTAGGTCAAGATATATTTTCTTTAGGGGCTGGTATATCCAAGCAGTACGGTGGTTCTTGAGTTTCCACTTTGTCCAATGCCGGAAATACTCAATCAGCTTGGCCGCGCAGAAGTTACCAGTGATATCAAGATACTCCCGGCGCAATATTACCAGGATAGAGAATCTCTCAGTAGATGCAATGCTACTCATGTTTCACCTTCCATAATTTGTAAAAACTGACTCGCTAAAACGGCATATTTTTTTGGTCTTCTTCTGGGGCTTGTGACCAAAACTCTCGAAGTTGTTGGCGTTTTGCTGCCTGGAATTGCTGTTTCTCTTCGGGCGACACTTCACCTATCAGATGCGCTACTTCATCGCGTTGCTTCTGCTTCCAAGCTTCTGTGTCCACAGCAGGTAAGGCCAAGGGTTCATTTTTGGCAGAAGGTCGAAAACCTCGACGGCGAAACAAGAATTTGAAATGGCGTTGATCCTGTGGTGCAAGACTTCGCCATACCTCGGTATCCCAACCAGGAGGTATAAACTCAGCCGAGGGAGGCAACAGATTTTGAATTTGAGCTTGTAATTGGGCGATCGCCTCCAATGCAGTTTCTAATTTGTTCTCCAATTCCAGAACCTTGGAATCAAGCACTGTTGATTGCCCTGTCAGCACCCATTCTTCAACCCATTGCTCAACCTGATAGCCGAACTCATCTGAAAGCCAAATGTCAAATCTGACTGCCAGCTTCGGATGTATCCAAGTGCCGCCTCCATTCTCAGGAGAGCCTTGAAACACTTGATATAACTCAAACACGGGAATTCCCGTATTTGAACTTAAATGTGAAAGTGTTTCTTGTGTGCGTTTATTTTCTAGCCAATCGCTAACATCACGCCGTTTTCCTGTGGCCAACTTATAGGCACTACTCAAAGCAGTAGCGTTTATATAACCATCGCGTTGACGTTGCTCTACAGGTGAGCCGTGTAGTTGACGTGAAATAATTGTGATTGCATCCATATAAACTCCGATTTTTGGCGCATGAAAATATCGGCAGCAGTTGAGCCATGCTGCATTCAGTTCTTTTGGCAATAAGCGCGAGTTCTATTTACTGGTTTGTTTCTTGCCAGAACCGCAACTCGTCCTTGAAATATCTGTCAGTCTTTTTGGGCTTGTCTCGCCAATGCTCCCAAGCCACCCAAACTTCATCACCCATGTCTTCGATGACTTCACCTTTAGCGTTGTACAAAGCGCAGTAGATATCCGCATGGGCAACAATAGAGCCAAGCTCAATCACTTCGCCGTCAGAAGAACCAGGATCAGCAGAGGTTTCGTCAGGAACCATTGGTTCCGTAATGAGTGAGGATTCGGCTTGCTCAAGGACAGCAATTAACTCCGTCTCTTGTGGGGTCAACTCTGCCCAGTAGTCAGCTTTGATAACCTCGTATTCCTGAGCTACTTCTAAATAGTCCCACCAGCTACACCCAGGCTTGGACAACACAGCCCGAACGTCGCTAACTGCTTGCGGTAGTAGCTGTAGCTGTTCAGCTCGATATGCGATCGCGCTGGGTGTGGGTTCACTACCGAGGATTAACGCCGCAGCTTGCAGGGCTTGGGTGTTATTCATAGCTGTGGCCAGATTACCCAAAGCTATACCCATCAACCGTAAGCATTCGGTGGCATTTTCCTTTGGTGGCTCCTCA
Proteins encoded in this region:
- a CDS encoding KilA-like protein produces the protein MDAITIISRQLHGSPVEQRQRDGYINATALSSAYKLATGKRRDVSDWLENKRTQETLSHLSSNTGIPVFELYQVFQGSPENGGGTWIHPKLAVRFDIWLSDEFGYQVEQWVEEWVLTGQSTVLDSKVLELENKLETALEAIAQLQAQIQNLLPPSAEFIPPGWDTEVWRSLAPQDQRHFKFLFRRRGFRPSAKNEPLALPAVDTEAWKQKQRDEVAHLIGEVSPEEKQQFQAAKRQQLREFWSQAPEEDQKNMPF